From Deltaproteobacteria bacterium:
GAATTGCTATCTATATTAAATATAATTTCCCTGGCGCCCAACGGTGCAAAACGCCGTAGCATTATTAGCCCTGGGGCTGCGCAAAAAACGGTAAAGATAAAAAATTCGCGCCAGCCAATAGCGTCAACTACAAAACCAGCAATCGGGCCAACTACGGTGCGGCCAATAGCAAAAATGCTGCTAAGCAGGGCAAATTGAGTAGCGGAAAATCTTTTATCAGTAAGACGCAGTAATAAGACATCGAGGGCTCCGGTAGCTAAACCCACAGTTGTTGATTCGATTGCCATGGCAGTGTACATGATTGGACGACTAATACCGATGCTAGCAACAACAGCATAACCAAGACCTGATAAGGCTTGCATAAAGCCAAAAATCCATAATGAGCGACCCAGGCCAATACTTATGGTGAGTGCACCTCCTAAAAAGGTGCCAAACATGATGCCACCAAGGCTTATAGTGCCACTGGCAATACCGACATCTATATTATTGTAGCCTTTTTCTATTAAAAACGGGCGAATGAGGGCCATAGCCAAATTATCTGCAAGTTTATAAAGCAATATAAAACCAGCAATTTGCAAAGCTGATGATTTAGAAAAAAAGCCAACAAAGGGCTCCCATATTGCAGCGCGTAAACTGCGAGGTGGTAGTTGAGCATTTTCGGGTTCAGGCGCAAATATAGTTACTGGCAGAAGCAAGAAAAAAATTAGTGCTTGGCATAAAAGCGTAACTTGCCAGCCAAGATAAGGCCAAAGGGTGATTGAAATATTACCGGCTAACCACATGCCAATACGATAAAGTGCAGTGCGTGAGCCGGCTGCGAGACCTTGTTCGTCAGGGCGAAGTGACTCAACAGCATAGGCATCAATAGCGATATCTTGTGATGCTGAAGCAAAGGCGATTAACAAGGTTAATGCTGCGATAGCAGCTACCTGCGGATTTACTGCATAAGAGGCAAGAATACCTACTAGAAGCGCAAGCAGTAGCTGC
This genomic window contains:
- a CDS encoding MFS transporter is translated as MAKNRTNTIDSIANAAKSWRFGAVTLLSLSSGAPLGLVLVCVPAWLATAGIDIKTIGLVTLAQAPYAFKFVWAPILDRFSLPIFGHKRGWIFFWQLLLALLVGILASYAVNPQVAAIAALTLLIAFASASQDIAIDAYAVESLRPDEQGLAAGSRTALYRIGMWLAGNISITLWPYLGWQVTLLCQALIFFLLLPVTIFAPEPENAQLPPRSLRAAIWEPFVGFFSKSSALQIAGFILLYKLADNLAMALIRPFLIEKGYNNIDVGIASGTISLGGIMFGTFLGGALTISIGLGRSLWIFGFMQALSGLGYAVVASIGISRPIMYTAMAIESTTVGLATGALDVLLLRLTDKRFSATQFALLSSIFAIGRTVVGPIAGFVVDAIGWREFFIFTVFCAAPGLIMLRRFAPLGAREIIFNIDSNSNTLPPLSHLALFIRGLLGCFAGIVFAASFSLVLKILKALHDNIPLAKSKLWQSLISPTSIEDWLAITGYIAFGLVIGFAAAAYCAARRHPLKNLS